One segment of Comamonas thiooxydans DNA contains the following:
- a CDS encoding class I SAM-dependent methyltransferase produces MSDQATSIRNWFEQGGRAYARFRPEYPPELATHLAEIALDNRLAVDVGCGNGQLTQLLAPHFEALIGLDPSADQIANAIPHERITYQCARAEQLPLVADCASLITAAQAAHWFNLPVFYQEVRRIAAPECVLALISYGVLNLESALNQRFQKFYWDEIGPYWPPERKLVDSGYATIDFPFEELAAPTLDIKVDWHLSEFLGYLLTWSAVRSAKEAGREKVLLDFADDISSLWGDANITRAISWPINMRIGRL; encoded by the coding sequence ATGTCAGATCAAGCTACTTCCATTCGCAACTGGTTTGAGCAAGGTGGTCGAGCCTATGCCCGCTTTCGTCCAGAGTACCCGCCAGAACTGGCTACACATCTTGCCGAGATAGCCCTCGATAATCGACTTGCTGTTGACGTAGGCTGTGGCAATGGACAACTCACGCAGCTTCTTGCTCCACACTTCGAGGCTCTGATCGGACTTGATCCCAGTGCAGACCAGATTGCGAACGCCATTCCCCATGAGCGAATCACCTATCAATGTGCACGAGCGGAACAACTGCCACTGGTTGCTGATTGCGCCAGTCTGATTACAGCGGCCCAGGCCGCCCATTGGTTCAACCTGCCTGTGTTCTATCAGGAAGTCAGACGGATTGCAGCACCTGAATGTGTGCTGGCATTGATTAGCTATGGAGTTCTGAACCTCGAATCAGCACTGAACCAGCGATTTCAAAAATTCTACTGGGACGAAATTGGCCCCTACTGGCCTCCTGAACGAAAATTGGTCGATAGTGGTTATGCGACCATAGACTTTCCCTTTGAGGAGCTGGCCGCCCCAACCTTGGACATCAAAGTCGATTGGCACCTTTCCGAATTTCTGGGATATCTCCTGACTTGGTCAGCAGTTCGCAGCGCAAAAGAAGCAGGACGGGAAAAAGTGCTGCTTGACTTTGCCGACGACATCTCATCGCTATGGGGTGATGCAAACATCACCCGCGCAATTTCGTGGCCAATCAATATGAGGATCGGAAGACTATGA
- a CDS encoding thioesterase family protein — protein sequence MTIQAAPSIAVGLRHIEHFVVDTRHTVPQVDTSWLGFQEMPPVLATAMMVAFIEQTCIRSLSPFLEPGQKTVGIHVDISHIAPTPIGMTVTADVELIAVDARTLLFNVSCHDEAGLIGKGTHRRSIIDATRFMQRLQDKQAAAMALRADVR from the coding sequence ATGACAATCCAGGCAGCACCAAGCATTGCCGTAGGGCTTCGTCATATTGAGCACTTCGTCGTCGACACGCGCCACACCGTCCCTCAGGTCGACACGTCCTGGCTAGGCTTTCAGGAAATGCCGCCAGTGCTGGCAACGGCGATGATGGTGGCCTTTATTGAGCAAACCTGCATTCGAAGCCTGAGCCCCTTTCTGGAGCCTGGGCAGAAAACAGTTGGCATCCACGTGGATATCAGTCATATCGCTCCGACTCCCATTGGCATGACAGTCACCGCCGATGTCGAACTCATCGCAGTCGACGCCAGAACCTTATTGTTCAATGTCTCTTGTCATGACGAGGCTGGCTTGATCGGCAAGGGGACGCACCGGCGTTCGATCATCGACGCTACTCGTTTCATGCAACGACTTCAGGATAAGCAAGCTGCTGCAATGGCCCTCAGAGCAGACGTTCGCTAG
- a CDS encoding AsmA family protein has product MVDPTSTSAPESAPAHSRLTRHWLRWSALAMALLLALILAAALLIAFMDWNKLRPWINEKVSTSAGRDFAINGDLQLQWTWPQPLDTGWRHWVPGVVIHASDLTLSQPQGWLVQQAPEKANDKQPVLPADPKELNTGRLPEQGQVANEKKTNVDDDDAISDAGRQPPERNARTMITAANATASLRLWPLLARHVQLDSLLLQAPDMVLARNDKGENNWTFDKPASSGPKWSFEIGQLRISDGVLGWSDAVKNMAVRARIDTLRRPLGADQPYGVRFGLAGYLHQGKTRAQIQAQGLAGPVLDLRQDRLRFPLRISAKAGSLQAFAEGILDNPKTLDGLDFQVQVRGKSMADLFELSGLLLPATPPFETSGRLIGSLAPGKAVWQYEKFQGKLGQSDLSGDLQYRSAQPRPKLTAQLHSKQLRLVDLGPVIGAAPSDSPDKPQPVNGKVLPQVRFQTENWDKMDLDLRYESSHILRPEALPLQNLSVHALLDNGRLTLSPLKFGLAEGALNIDASVDSHAKPVAAKLNAQVQSLKLSALFPTIEKMKKSLGRLDGAVALTGQGESLAQWLGTGNGSLRLFVRDGTFSSQLLDLAGLNVGSIVIAKLFGSDKEVQLRCAVADFNVQQGIARPRMAKLATTEAVVEATGEINLAQEQLNLRIVPESLKWKFFSLRTPLYVRGSFAKPDVGLEPGPLAARAGAAVAAAVFAPAALALVPLTVPAADDDVNCKQLLTQVRQ; this is encoded by the coding sequence ATGGTCGATCCCACCAGCACTTCAGCCCCTGAATCCGCTCCTGCACATTCGCGCCTGACACGTCATTGGCTGCGCTGGTCAGCCCTTGCGATGGCGCTGCTGCTGGCTTTGATTCTGGCGGCAGCACTGCTGATTGCCTTCATGGACTGGAACAAGCTCAGGCCCTGGATCAATGAAAAAGTCAGCACTTCCGCGGGCCGCGACTTTGCCATCAACGGCGACCTGCAGCTGCAATGGACCTGGCCACAGCCCCTCGATACGGGCTGGCGCCACTGGGTGCCGGGAGTGGTGATACATGCCAGCGATCTGACACTTTCGCAACCCCAGGGCTGGCTGGTTCAACAGGCACCTGAAAAAGCCAATGACAAACAGCCGGTATTGCCTGCGGACCCCAAGGAGCTCAACACCGGTCGCCTGCCCGAGCAAGGCCAGGTAGCGAACGAGAAAAAGACGAACGTAGATGACGACGACGCCATATCCGATGCCGGCCGGCAACCGCCCGAACGCAATGCCCGCACCATGATCACCGCTGCAAATGCGACGGCCAGCCTGCGCCTTTGGCCGCTATTGGCGCGTCATGTTCAACTCGACTCCTTGCTGTTGCAGGCTCCCGACATGGTGCTGGCCCGCAACGACAAGGGCGAGAACAACTGGACATTTGACAAGCCCGCAAGTAGCGGCCCGAAGTGGAGTTTTGAAATAGGCCAGCTGCGCATCAGCGATGGCGTTCTGGGCTGGTCCGACGCCGTCAAGAACATGGCCGTGCGCGCCCGTATCGACACGTTGCGCAGACCGCTCGGTGCCGATCAACCTTATGGCGTGCGCTTTGGCCTCGCTGGCTATCTGCACCAAGGCAAGACCCGCGCGCAAATTCAGGCCCAGGGTCTGGCGGGACCTGTACTGGATCTGCGCCAGGACAGGCTGCGCTTTCCGCTGCGCATTTCGGCCAAGGCCGGCAGCCTGCAAGCATTTGCCGAGGGTATTCTCGACAATCCCAAGACACTGGATGGACTGGACTTTCAAGTTCAGGTGCGCGGCAAGAGCATGGCCGACCTGTTCGAGCTCAGCGGCCTGCTGCTGCCCGCCACTCCGCCGTTCGAGACCAGCGGCCGTCTGATCGGCAGCCTAGCGCCAGGCAAGGCCGTCTGGCAATACGAAAAGTTTCAGGGCAAGCTGGGTCAGAGTGATTTGAGTGGTGACCTCCAATACCGCTCCGCCCAGCCCCGGCCAAAGCTGACGGCACAGCTGCACTCCAAACAACTGCGACTGGTGGATCTGGGACCTGTCATAGGCGCAGCCCCGTCCGACAGCCCCGACAAGCCCCAACCCGTCAACGGCAAGGTACTGCCGCAAGTCCGGTTCCAGACCGAGAACTGGGACAAGATGGATCTCGACCTGCGCTATGAAAGCAGCCATATCCTGCGGCCCGAAGCTCTACCCCTTCAAAACCTCAGCGTGCATGCGCTGCTGGACAACGGCAGACTCACCCTCTCGCCACTGAAGTTCGGCCTCGCGGAAGGCGCGCTGAATATCGATGCCAGCGTGGACAGCCATGCCAAGCCCGTTGCTGCCAAACTCAACGCACAGGTGCAGTCGCTCAAGCTCTCCGCGCTGTTTCCCACAATTGAAAAGATGAAGAAAAGCCTGGGCCGGCTCGATGGCGCAGTCGCGCTCACCGGACAGGGCGAGTCACTGGCACAGTGGCTGGGCACGGGCAATGGCTCGCTGCGCCTGTTTGTACGCGACGGCACTTTCAGCTCGCAACTGCTGGACCTCGCGGGGCTGAACGTAGGTTCCATCGTCATCGCCAAGCTGTTTGGCAGCGACAAGGAAGTGCAGCTGCGCTGTGCCGTGGCTGACTTCAATGTGCAACAAGGTATTGCCCGCCCACGCATGGCCAAGCTGGCCACCACAGAAGCCGTTGTTGAGGCCACGGGCGAGATCAACCTGGCGCAGGAACAGCTCAATCTGCGCATCGTCCCCGAATCGCTGAAGTGGAAGTTCTTCTCGTTGCGCACGCCACTTTATGTGCGTGGCAGCTTTGCCAAGCCCGATGTGGGCCTGGAGCCCGGCCCCCTGGCAGCCCGTGCCGGCGCTGCGGTGGCTGCTGCCGTTTTTGCGCCAGCGGCACTGGCTTTGGTACCGCTGACCGTGCCTGCCGCTGACGACGATGTGAACTGCAAGCAGTTGCTGACTCAAGTACGCCAGTAA
- a CDS encoding LysR family transcriptional regulator yields the protein MPAISQAFRCFDEVARRGSVRKASATLHLTAAAVNQQILNLEAQVGQPLFDRLPRGMQLTVAGEIVLAAVRRSQRDFDNALAQVEDLNALRHGHVSVGVPHATAEYLVPQVIAAMHHRYPDITFSVRAGIGEELLRHVAQGEIDVAYCLRRTPPAGVEEMRSWAQPLGVVMAPDHPLRMRPRLLRLRDCLAYPLIMMTPDMELRSMLERLGDGALSRTQPLVQTSSIPMARRLVASGQALAFMLPDNVAEDVAAERLSWRALHDAGSLLHSCAYQRTGYAMAAAMDMFLTELEHAADELKANFDTGVSWSIGNLAV from the coding sequence ATGCCAGCAATTTCCCAGGCTTTTCGATGCTTTGACGAGGTGGCGCGCCGGGGTTCGGTGCGCAAGGCCTCGGCGACGCTGCACCTGACTGCCGCAGCAGTCAACCAGCAAATCCTCAATCTCGAAGCGCAGGTGGGTCAGCCCCTGTTCGACCGGCTGCCCAGAGGCATGCAACTGACGGTGGCGGGCGAGATCGTGCTGGCAGCAGTCAGGCGCAGCCAGCGCGACTTTGACAATGCACTGGCCCAGGTCGAAGACCTGAATGCCTTGCGCCACGGCCATGTCAGCGTGGGCGTTCCCCACGCAACCGCCGAATACCTCGTGCCCCAGGTAATTGCGGCAATGCATCACCGCTATCCCGATATCACCTTCAGCGTGCGTGCAGGCATTGGCGAAGAGCTGCTGCGACATGTGGCGCAGGGCGAGATCGATGTGGCCTATTGCCTGCGCCGAACGCCTCCTGCCGGGGTCGAGGAAATGCGCTCCTGGGCCCAGCCCCTGGGGGTGGTGATGGCTCCCGATCACCCTCTGCGCATGCGACCGCGGCTGCTGCGTCTGCGTGACTGCCTGGCCTATCCGCTGATCATGATGACTCCCGACATGGAGTTGCGCAGCATGCTGGAGCGCCTGGGCGACGGTGCGCTGAGCCGGACCCAGCCACTGGTGCAAACCAGCAGCATCCCCATGGCTCGTCGCCTGGTGGCAAGCGGCCAGGCACTGGCCTTCATGCTACCGGACAATGTGGCGGAAGACGTCGCCGCTGAGCGCCTGAGCTGGCGTGCGTTGCACGATGCCGGTTCGCTGTTGCACAGCTGCGCTTATCAGCGCACCGGCTATGCGATGGCGGCCGCAATGGATATGTTTCTGACCGAGCTGGAACATGCAGCGGACGAGTTGAAGGCAAACTTTGATACCGGTGTTTCCTGGTCCATCGGCAATCTTGCCGTTTAA
- a CDS encoding aryl-sulfate sulfotransferase — protein sequence MATTVDQVTQRRRGTGLIAHDSALSAGGYTLIAPQTADGHVYLIDIRGQVAHEWKLPVRAGRHAVILPNGNLGYNGNHRDSPDLYAPWSMWHGGDFYEVRPGGEVVWRYEDPTHHHDAQWLPNGHLLYAACAPVPLGFAERVPGGTSLGADEVMYGDVIREVDRTGRLVWEWKAWEHLEPEDFPIHPGFGRYHWPLVNGLGLVADGTVLMSLRTTSGIIGVDKASGRVKLHIPPSVVSHQHAPVPLANGHVLTFDNGNFRQGSHVAFSRVLEIDPVSHEIAWSYQDEMVNAFYTAFMGSAQRLWNGNTHITESATGRLFEVTPQGEVVWEFILPWFGEYPDAAARRTGPGRLNTVFQTWRYQAEQLPWLSR from the coding sequence ATGGCTACCACCGTTGACCAGGTCACCCAACGCCGACGCGGCACAGGTCTCATCGCTCATGACAGCGCGCTCAGCGCTGGCGGCTACACATTGATCGCCCCCCAGACGGCCGACGGGCATGTCTATCTCATAGATATCCGGGGCCAGGTGGCTCATGAGTGGAAGCTGCCCGTGCGTGCCGGTCGCCACGCCGTCATCCTGCCGAACGGCAACCTGGGCTACAACGGCAACCATCGTGATTCGCCAGATCTCTATGCCCCCTGGTCCATGTGGCATGGCGGTGATTTCTACGAGGTCAGGCCAGGCGGGGAGGTGGTCTGGCGCTATGAAGACCCGACACACCACCATGACGCACAGTGGTTGCCCAACGGTCATCTGCTCTATGCAGCCTGTGCCCCTGTTCCCCTGGGCTTTGCCGAACGGGTGCCTGGCGGCACCTCGCTTGGTGCTGACGAGGTGATGTACGGCGATGTGATCCGGGAAGTGGACCGCACAGGTCGATTGGTCTGGGAATGGAAGGCCTGGGAGCATCTGGAGCCTGAGGATTTCCCCATTCACCCTGGCTTTGGCCGCTATCACTGGCCCTTGGTCAACGGCCTTGGGCTTGTGGCCGATGGAACAGTGCTGATGAGCCTGCGCACCACTTCGGGAATCATTGGCGTGGACAAGGCCAGCGGCAGGGTGAAGCTGCATATCCCGCCATCGGTGGTCTCGCACCAGCATGCTCCGGTTCCGCTGGCAAACGGCCATGTCCTGACTTTTGACAACGGCAACTTCCGCCAGGGATCCCATGTGGCTTTCTCGCGTGTGCTGGAAATAGATCCTGTCTCCCATGAGATCGCGTGGAGCTACCAGGACGAGATGGTCAATGCCTTCTACACCGCTTTCATGGGCAGCGCGCAGCGGCTCTGGAACGGCAACACGCACATCACGGAGTCGGCCACCGGGCGCTTGTTTGAGGTGACGCCGCAAGGCGAGGTGGTCTGGGAGTTCATCCTGCCCTGGTTTGGCGAGTATCCCGATGCCGCTGCACGACGCACAGGCCCGGGGCGCTTGAACACGGTGTTCCAGACATGGCGCTACCAGGCAGAGCAACTGCCTTGGCTGTCCCGCTGA
- a CDS encoding tripartite tricarboxylate transporter substrate binding protein, producing the protein MQIRRRQFAAWALGAPLLQQLSQPSQAASQSWPAQALTVVVPFAPGGSVDVAARLVMPRLAERLGQPVIIENMVGASGTIATQRVIKARPDGYTLLFGVASSVLVAPMISPAKFRYDGLHELKPVAPVASSVFALVARPGLAAGSADDLIELARQKPGRLTLGTDGIGTSLHLTGELIQQMSGIDLVHVPYRSGPQVLTELAGGQIDLAVLPVALAQPFVLEGKVKALGVTSRQRVATLPQTPSLSETSALRNLEVEAWQGLLAPAHTDARIVKRLADEIAILQADPEMARKLTEAGFKPMRMGHPQFLAYLEQEKRVLENTIRKANIRAD; encoded by the coding sequence ATGCAAATACGACGCAGACAGTTTGCAGCCTGGGCGCTGGGCGCTCCGCTGCTGCAGCAGCTATCACAGCCAAGCCAGGCGGCTTCCCAGTCCTGGCCTGCCCAGGCACTGACGGTGGTGGTTCCCTTCGCGCCCGGAGGCAGTGTGGATGTAGCCGCCAGGCTGGTGATGCCGCGTCTGGCAGAGCGACTGGGCCAGCCCGTGATCATCGAGAACATGGTCGGAGCATCAGGGACCATTGCCACGCAGCGCGTCATCAAAGCCAGGCCCGATGGCTATACCTTGCTCTTCGGTGTGGCCAGCTCGGTGCTGGTCGCGCCCATGATCTCGCCGGCAAAGTTCCGCTACGACGGTCTGCACGAGTTGAAGCCCGTGGCACCCGTGGCCTCTTCGGTCTTTGCGCTTGTCGCCCGCCCGGGGCTTGCTGCAGGCAGTGCGGACGATCTCATTGAACTTGCACGCCAGAAACCTGGGCGACTGACCCTGGGCACCGATGGCATCGGCACCAGCCTGCACCTGACGGGGGAGCTCATTCAGCAAATGTCCGGTATAGACCTGGTACATGTTCCCTACAGGTCTGGTCCGCAGGTGCTGACCGAGCTGGCGGGTGGTCAGATCGACCTTGCCGTGCTGCCTGTTGCGCTGGCTCAACCGTTTGTGCTGGAGGGCAAGGTCAAGGCATTGGGCGTGACATCCCGCCAGCGTGTGGCCACGCTGCCCCAAACGCCAAGTCTTTCTGAGACGTCGGCCCTTCGCAATCTGGAAGTCGAGGCTTGGCAAGGTTTGCTGGCTCCCGCTCATACGGATGCCCGCATCGTCAAGCGTCTGGCCGATGAAATCGCGATCCTGCAAGCGGACCCCGAGATGGCCAGAAAGCTGACGGAAGCAGGCTTCAAGCCCATGCGCATGGGGCATCCTCAGTTCCTGGCCTATCTGGAGCAGGAGAAAAGAGTTCTGGAGAACACCATTCGCAAAGCCAATATCCGAGCGGACTAG
- a CDS encoding RluA family pseudouridine synthase — MHNSHDPKVLPVRDGVSPSCVVLPSQGRGLLIDFLCERLSAVGRADWLRRMAAGQVVSETGEMAGPDAAFMPGLRYYYYRELEGEPEIPFAAEVIHRDAHLLVADKPHFLPVVPAGQYLQNTLLVRLRREFDLPELSPIHRIDRDTAGLVVFSVQRATRGIYQGLFRDRAIHKVYEAVAPYRAELKFPREHASRMEESGHFFRMHEVDGEPNSRTLMEIIEHNSAWARYRLSPVSGKRHQLRVHMAALGLPLRGDAFYPVVNDPEPGDYSRPLQLLARSLAFDDPLTGQRREFISRRSLQALPRD; from the coding sequence ATGCATAACTCCCACGATCCCAAGGTTCTGCCCGTGCGCGATGGCGTCAGCCCCAGCTGTGTGGTGTTGCCATCCCAGGGTAGGGGGCTGCTGATCGACTTCTTGTGCGAACGCCTGTCTGCCGTTGGGCGCGCAGACTGGCTGCGCCGCATGGCAGCCGGTCAAGTGGTCAGCGAAACCGGAGAGATGGCTGGCCCGGACGCTGCATTCATGCCGGGGCTGCGCTATTACTACTATCGCGAGCTGGAAGGAGAGCCAGAGATTCCGTTCGCGGCGGAAGTCATCCATCGCGATGCGCATCTGCTTGTCGCCGACAAACCGCATTTTCTGCCTGTGGTGCCTGCCGGCCAGTATCTGCAGAACACGCTGCTGGTCAGGCTCAGGCGCGAGTTCGATCTGCCCGAGCTGTCGCCGATTCATCGCATCGACCGCGACACCGCGGGGCTGGTGGTGTTTTCGGTGCAGCGCGCCACGCGCGGCATCTATCAGGGACTGTTCAGGGACAGGGCCATTCACAAGGTCTATGAGGCCGTGGCGCCTTACCGTGCCGAGCTGAAATTTCCGCGCGAACACGCGAGCCGCATGGAGGAGAGCGGGCATTTCTTTCGCATGCATGAGGTGGATGGCGAACCCAATAGCCGCACCCTGATGGAAATCATCGAGCACAACAGCGCCTGGGCGCGCTACCGGCTCAGTCCGGTTTCGGGCAAGCGCCATCAACTGCGTGTGCATATGGCGGCGCTGGGCCTGCCGCTCAGGGGCGATGCCTTCTATCCCGTGGTCAATGACCCGGAACCGGGCGACTATTCCAGGCCCTTGCAGCTGCTGGCACGCAGTCTGGCCTTCGATGATCCCCTGACCGGACAGCGGCGCGAGTTCATCAGCCGGCGCAGCCTGCAGGCGCTGCCGCGCGATTGA
- a CDS encoding TetR/AcrR family transcriptional regulator → MSTTRPPSAERRAQLLDAADAVFAEHGVTAPLDLIVERAQVGRATLYRQFPDRRAIMLALLERSVEKTRAAAAAWHDDDQAFFKLLALVGERIAVSATLVDYWRTVDQSDAEVIHARQQMWLVFEEPMKRAVAKGLCKQALNAKDLSLVFGMLGGALRGETPAQRKQLARRALQIILDGIKA, encoded by the coding sequence ATGTCCACCACCCGTCCTCCATCCGCCGAACGCCGTGCCCAGTTGCTGGACGCGGCCGATGCCGTGTTTGCCGAGCATGGCGTGACCGCACCCTTGGATCTCATTGTCGAGCGTGCCCAGGTGGGCCGCGCCACGCTGTATCGTCAGTTTCCGGACCGTCGCGCCATCATGCTGGCGCTGCTGGAGCGCTCGGTCGAGAAGACCCGGGCCGCTGCAGCCGCCTGGCACGACGACGACCAGGCCTTTTTCAAGCTGCTGGCTCTGGTGGGCGAGCGCATCGCTGTCTCTGCCACGCTGGTGGACTACTGGCGTACGGTGGACCAGAGCGATGCAGAAGTCATTCATGCGCGCCAGCAGATGTGGCTGGTGTTCGAAGAGCCCATGAAGCGTGCGGTGGCCAAGGGCCTGTGCAAGCAGGCCTTGAATGCCAAGGATCTGTCCCTGGTGTTCGGCATGCTGGGCGGTGCCCTGCGTGGTGAAACTCCTGCACAACGCAAGCAACTGGCGCGTCGCGCCCTGCAAATCATTCTGGACGGAATCAAGGCCTGA
- a CDS encoding MFS transporter — protein MSQAAAQATGVQANQEGPKPPSSQATAPPAIPQGPVILLRRPPDWAEHEKPALPGSPAMPHHEPWVRVCYGLIAVLVGLTGGLGNALFTANLPTIQGQLGLTSVEAAWLTGAYVMFNMTANLLVYKFRQQFGMRLFTEIGLGCYAALSVLHLLLGSYDSLILLRAASGLAAATCSSLSTLYMLQSAPRTYVLKMLVIGVGVGQLATPLAWILSPGLLYNSEWHNLYLFEAGLALMSFAAVVLLKLPSGLYIRTFEKLDFVTFCLMVPGLGLLIAVLVQGYSRWWFDTPGLAWMLVAAIALLSVALYIEHHRFNPMFHTRWFAQMPTIRFVIGAILLRFLTAEQSYGVVGLMRTLGMTSDQMQPLFMVILLGTLIGVALSAVTFGVPNMGKQIVVAIALFAVAAFLDHHRSSVDRPSDFFFSQFLLAVGSGVFMGPLMLTGIIQGLKFGANHMLTAVVTISMTQAMGGLLGSALLSTYQTYREQIYSVALVAQIDPTDPVVAERLKIQNQIYGKVTPDPSMRVNQGTLQLSQIVRREANVRAYNDVFALTAAIALLYLLWSLGASARVRQAAAMVRAMTRQSGNQVAAAAGTDGTPQRAPSVAPVAEPEAANVHEPDASQRVTVVVQPTATDAYGDVEEGARTESASPARTVVIEGAEARRLAAAAQAAETREQAVLASRDPLQDNAQALELEAELEQEIDKDARSSPAAGDGGRDGSGPQARNSDR, from the coding sequence ATGAGTCAAGCTGCAGCACAAGCCACTGGGGTTCAAGCCAATCAAGAAGGCCCGAAACCTCCCAGCAGCCAGGCTACAGCTCCTCCAGCCATTCCGCAAGGGCCCGTCATCCTGCTGCGCCGCCCGCCGGACTGGGCCGAGCATGAGAAGCCGGCGCTGCCCGGCTCGCCGGCCATGCCCCATCACGAGCCCTGGGTCCGCGTCTGCTATGGGCTGATTGCTGTTCTGGTCGGGCTGACCGGTGGCCTGGGCAATGCCTTGTTCACCGCCAATCTGCCCACGATTCAGGGGCAGTTGGGGCTGACCTCGGTCGAGGCGGCCTGGCTGACGGGCGCCTACGTCATGTTCAATATGACGGCCAATCTGCTGGTCTACAAATTCCGCCAACAGTTCGGCATGCGCCTGTTCACCGAGATCGGCCTGGGCTGCTACGCCGCGCTCAGCGTGCTGCATCTGCTGCTGGGCAGCTACGACAGCCTGATCCTGCTGCGCGCGGCCAGCGGCCTGGCAGCGGCGACCTGCTCGTCGCTGAGCACGCTCTACATGCTGCAGTCGGCACCGCGCACCTATGTGCTCAAGATGCTGGTGATCGGCGTGGGCGTAGGCCAGCTGGCCACGCCGCTGGCCTGGATTCTGTCGCCGGGTCTGCTCTATAACAGCGAGTGGCACAACCTCTATCTGTTTGAAGCCGGCCTGGCACTGATGTCCTTTGCCGCCGTGGTGCTGCTCAAGCTGCCATCGGGCTTGTACATCAGGACCTTCGAGAAGCTGGACTTCGTCACTTTCTGCCTGATGGTGCCGGGCCTGGGCCTGTTGATTGCCGTGCTGGTTCAGGGTTACTCACGTTGGTGGTTTGATACGCCGGGGCTGGCCTGGATGCTGGTGGCAGCAATCGCGCTGCTCAGCGTCGCGCTTTACATCGAGCACCATCGCTTCAATCCCATGTTCCACACGCGCTGGTTCGCGCAGATGCCGACGATTCGTTTCGTGATCGGAGCCATCTTGCTGCGCTTTCTCACGGCCGAGCAAAGCTACGGCGTGGTGGGGCTGATGCGCACGCTGGGCATGACATCCGATCAGATGCAGCCGCTATTCATGGTTATTCTGCTTGGAACGCTTATAGGGGTTGCGCTGTCTGCTGTTACTTTCGGTGTACCCAATATGGGCAAGCAGATCGTGGTGGCGATTGCGCTGTTTGCCGTGGCAGCGTTTCTCGATCACCACCGCAGCAGCGTGGACCGTCCTTCGGACTTTTTCTTCAGCCAGTTTCTGCTGGCGGTGGGCTCGGGCGTCTTCATGGGCCCGCTGATGCTGACCGGCATCATCCAGGGGCTGAAATTCGGCGCCAACCACATGCTCACCGCCGTGGTCACGATTTCCATGACGCAGGCCATGGGCGGCTTGCTGGGTTCGGCCTTGCTGAGCACTTACCAGACCTACCGTGAACAGATCTACTCCGTGGCCCTGGTGGCGCAGATAGACCCGACCGACCCCGTGGTGGCCGAGCGGCTCAAGATACAGAACCAGATCTACGGCAAGGTCACGCCCGATCCCTCCATGCGCGTCAATCAGGGAACGCTGCAGCTGTCGCAGATCGTGCGGCGCGAAGCCAATGTGCGTGCCTATAACGATGTGTTTGCGCTGACGGCCGCCATCGCCTTGCTGTATCTGCTCTGGAGCCTGGGAGCCTCGGCGCGCGTGCGCCAGGCTGCGGCCATGGTGCGCGCCATGACACGGCAAAGCGGCAACCAGGTGGCGGCAGCTGCCGGGACCGACGGTACGCCCCAGCGCGCACCTTCGGTGGCTCCGGTTGCAGAGCCTGAGGCAGCGAACGTCCATGAGCCCGACGCATCGCAACGTGTCACGGTGGTGGTGCAGCCCACGGCCACCGATGCCTATGGCGATGTGGAAGAGGGCGCTCGGACCGAGTCCGCCAGTCCGGCACGGACCGTAGTGATCGAAGGCGCGGAAGCCAGGCGCCTAGCTGCCGCGGCGCAGGCGGCCGAGACTCGCGAGCAGGCCGTGCTGGCCAGCCGCGATCCCCTGCAGGACAACGCCCAGGCGCTCGAGCTCGAGGCCGAGCTGGAGCAGGAAATCGACAAGGATGCCCGCAGCAGCCCTGCGGCCGGCGATGGCGGCCGGGATGGCTCCGGCCCCCAGGCAAGGAACTCAGACCGATAA